CTAATTCAGGAAAACAAGATGATTGATGAAGATTTTGCATGTGTACTGCACCGGGTCGAGATCCTCTGTAGCAGTGCACGGTGCAGTAGTGCAGATGACGTGTGGGGTCAGGTCCACTGCACCCATTCTCTTTGACAATCTGCTGATCTGCAGATACATCATCAtcagtttttttttgagggggacGTCATCATCAGGTGGCTAATGGAAAAAAATAAGACTGCATATACATCCCAGCCCGTCACAGCCCAGAAGACCCAGGCCCAACCGCGTTTGAGGAGTCAACTATACTTGCCGGGAACGGAAACGCGCACCGAGTCCAGCACTAACTTTCCTTATGGCACGCGCTTTTTACCTCCACCGTCCGAATCGGAAAGAGGACACCTCACGTCACCTACCCTATATAATAACGACCTTCACCACGAGTTTGTTCCCCTTCGCGACCTCGCGgacagaagaagaagagagagagaaaaaaagattcCCCCGACTTCGCTCTCCGGAatcctccgcccgccgccgccgcagtttATGGATTTCGGAAGGAACGCTGCAGCCCGGACTTGTGAAGCGAAGAGCAGCGTCTCCCCCCGCCCCTCCGGTCTGCCCTTCTCACCGGCCCCCTCCACGCCGTGGTTCCGTGAGCTGTGGGTCAACGCCCCCAAATAACACCCTTTTGCAGAGGTACGTACGTGCGCCTACCGGTCTATCTGAATAGTGAGTATATAGACCATGGGGAAAGCTTTAAGCTGTGGGCGGCTGGAGCTTGCGTGGTGGATTGCCTGTGCTATCAATCTGTGCAAATTTCTATTGGATCGCTGTTAAACTTGCGAGGGCTTGGTATTTGGGGGAAGGCAAAGAGGGTTGGACTGCCGCAAAAGTGGATTCGGTAAAAATAAGTGCACAGTAGCTTCTTATTTGTCTCGGGCGCTACTCGTAGTGAATATTGTGAAAGAGGATAGCTCTAAATTGATGAAGAACGACTTGGAAGGTGTCATAAAGAGTACGGGTCCATTCACGAATCATTGTTTCATTTATGACTTGATGATTGTTTCCAGCAATTGTTAATCAATAAAGTGGTGGAAACAATCATTAGTAGCAACTGTGACAAAGAAAATAACCTCAAGACTAATTTTAAACAGGACACTGGTTTGTATTGTGCAGTGTGACAGTTTGTGCCTTAAACAGTTACTACAAGCAAACGTGCATAATCATAGGTCTATTTGGAACTTATAAAATCACAGGGCTTACTGTCAGACATTCAAGTCAAAGGTCATAGGTCTACTAATGGAAAGACTCATTGTGAAAGAGGATAGCTCTAAATTGATGAAGAACGACTTGGAAGGCATCATAAAGAGTACAGGTCCATTCACGAATCATTTTTTCATTTATGACTTGATGATTGTTTCCAGCAATTGTTAATCAATAAAGTGGTGGAAACAATCATTAGTAACAACTGTGACAAAGAAAATAACCTCAAGGCTTATTTTAAACAGGACACTGGTTTGTAATTGTGCAGTTTGACAATTTGTGCCTTAAACAGTTAGTACAAGCAAACGTGCATAATCATAGGTCTATTTGGAACTTATAAAATCACAGGGCTTACTGTCAGACATTCAAGTCAAAGGTCCAATTATTTGCCTTAAAAAAAAGGTCCAATTATTTGTATTGTAACTTTTTTCTGTAACTAATGGAAAGACTCATTGGTACTAATAAGGTTTAATGCGAGAACATATCAGGTTCAACAAAACCTTGTTATGAAAATGAAAAAATGGCGTGGACCGTGTTGTTCTTGAACTTATTTATTACTGTTAGTGATATGTTTGTGTTCCAAGATTTGCCACTTTTGGCTGATTTATTATATGGTTGTATTAGATGAAGTGAGTTGACATCTTTGCCCACATTTtaggtggaaattggtggatttcTCGATTGGTTGAAGGAAGTAAAACAAAGGAGACCCACTACCCAGCGTCCTTTCGGCGAGTGTTGGGGTCTtacctatttaagctaaaataagGCCATTCAAGAAGGCTGTCAACTGTAAACATGTATAGGCCGAAGATCCCCAATTCGGGGTGGGCTGCTTTCGATCACAGGTTGCGTGGCACAGCTGATGGAGGCGATGATGTTGATGTCAACTCATTTCCTGCTCTCTCGGGTTCTAGAGGCTCCAGTTCTGCCAGCAGCTCAGCTATAGGAAATAATAATATGCCAAAGGCAAAGCCTTTTGCATCAGTGATTCGCCCCCCTGTTGAATTTGCAGTTGTTGGTAATGAAAATGGAAATAGGCATTTGACTGATCACATGGTGAGAACAAATTCTGGTGTAAACTCTGCATCTGGTAACAAAATTAAGCTCCTGAAGGATGCTCATAGTTGGGCCGACAGTAATTTAATTGAGGACATATTGGCTGGCGTGGATAATGATGTTGGCCAGTCATCTGTTTTGCTGAAATCCATGGTCGCTCCTGACTTTCTGCCAAGGGAGGGTAGAACAACTGGTCAATCTCCTTTTGAGATGAATAAAGCACATGGTTCAGTGTCAGGAAACACTATAGCAGAGAATAAACATTCAAATGAATCACAACTGTTGCCACCGCAAATGAATTTAATCTCTATACCCCAGGAGCCTGAATTAGAAGAGTTTGATGATGATTACTTAAACCACCGGAAAGATGCATTGAAGATGATGAGGTATATTGCAAATCCTTGTATTTGTTATGGGTTTCACTAGCTTATGCATATCAGAGTAGGCTGCATTCATGCAAACCCAGACAAATGTAGGTCGAATAAATGCAAACTTTCGTAGcaacatacttctgtaactcatagAGTATCTTGCATCAGCATGATGGTCAGAATCTGAGAGACAAGATTAGCTAACTTTGACCCCTTGAATGTGCCGCACTCCTGACGTTGAGTCTTTTCGTGTGAAACTGACCCATTGTATTTCCTTTTGGTCATAGGGCTGCCACAAAGCATTCTCAGGCTGCCAGCAATGCATTCTTCAGAGGTGACCATGCTGCTGCCAAGGAACTCTCCCTCAGAGCTCAAGAAGAGCGGTTGGCTGCTGAAAAGTTAAATAATAAGGCAGCAGAAGAAATATTTCATCTCAGGAACAGCAACAATAACATTTGGAAGATAGACATGCATGGTCTACATGCATCAGAGGCTGTAACTGCATTGGAGAGGCATCTTCACATGTTAGAGTTCCAGCCACCAGGGAATAATCCAACTTCAACTGATGAATTAGATAAGTCTGAACCCACAATTGCTGTCCCAAATGAGGTTGCAGCAGAGAAAGTGGTGGTGTTTCTTCGCCCTAGACAGTCTGTCTTAGAGGTGATCACAGGTAATATATTGCCCTCTATTAACTTATTTGTTAATTACTCGAAACTTCTTGTTACCCCAATCACTGCCACATGAGGGCATCACTACTCTTTTGTAGCCGTACCTTGTGTAAGCAACACCAGATATAGTGAGATCTTATTGTTTTGCATCTTACAGGGATTGGCAGGCACAGCAAAGGACAGGCTTCACTGCCTGCTGCAGTCAGGGGCTTCCTTATTGAAAATGGGTACCGATTTGAGGAGCAGAGGCCTGGTGTTTTCTCTGTTCGCCCTAAATTTCGCCGCGGGTAAACCTGTGCAAGACTGAAACCATTCCATCAAGTTCCGTTGTTCGGCAAATAAATTTCTGTGAAATGTGCTGTCAACGAAATAGAACATAGGAATTTGGGCAACTCGTAGTTCGTGTATCTTGAATGTGGGAACTAGGCGTCGACCAGTTGGCTAGTGATGCGCTACCGGCTGCCCGCCCAGCCTTTCACCATCGTCCGAGCCTTGTGTTCCGCAGGGTGTGTGTGCCTGATTTTAATTTTTCTTAACAAATTGTCGTAGGGGCTAGTCCGTATGGGTCTCCTTTTTTTTTGTATCTTGAATGTAACAAGTTTTACAGATACTAATGTTATTGTGTAGCCATCTGACAAGAGATGCATAATTGTATGTAACTATATACAAGATGACAATCAAGGCCACAATGTACTGTTATTTTGCTTACTGCTGCAACCAAGGTTTCTGATTACTCTATGATTTGAATGCCACAGAATTTCTCTTGGCAGTTTTTTCTATCTTTTGCCCCATGCAAAACattgcattggagcatgtgcagtGCAATAAAAAATAAGAGGACAAGAAAAGAagtgaaagaagaaagaaaaaaaaaacctaGGTTCTTTTAGGAAATGTCATCATGGCTTAGCTTTATTTCACActtcctccgttccataatgtaatgcatatagattttttgaaaactcaaacctcacaaactttgaccaagtttgtggaggAAAACAATTACATGTAGAAAGCCAAACATATGTCATTAGATTCGTCATAAGATGTagttttgtttttatatttttgaTATTATAGATATATatagttttctctataaacttgatcaaaattTGCAAAGTTGACTTCTCAAATATGCACTGCATTAGGAACGGGGCAAACTAGGGTACATCATTTAAGTTAAAAAAAGACACATCATTCAAAAACCAACTGGTAATAAACCAGGAGGATTCTTCGTCCACAAACCCTAATCATACTAGCTAACTCGTGAGCAACACGGTTTGGAAAAAGGTCGCACACTAGGCAGGAGCCCATTTAGATTGGATCCGAGTGGAAATTggtgtggactcctagtgggccaagtgttgagcccacgtcGGAGgtgtatataaaggggagtggggtGCACATTTTATGTTTGATATTTTTCTCCCTACCACAACCGCCGCCACTTCCGATGCCCCTATGCCTTGCGACCAGACCTAGCAGTCCACCGCCCGATGCTACTCCTCGTACGGGTGGATACCTTAAGTAAATTAAGGTATTAATTTACTTACCAACCTAGCAGTCCGTCGCCCAATGCTACTCCTCGTACgggtggataccttggaggcatcgctattgcttcagaaggtaagtaaattaaagtggaattggttcagaaggtaagtaaattaaggtaaTTTACTTACCTTAATCACAAGCTAACgcactagaatatttatatcccgttgcaacgcacgggcattgttctagtCAAACCAACTAAAAAAGCTTCACACACCAACATAAACTCATCAGATCCAAATAATCGGATGTGCAAGGACAGAAAACTCTTAACTTCATAGCACCGCCAAAAGAACGATAGTACTTTTATTCTGACAAAATACAAAGATCACTAGACGTTGAAGAGGAACATAAAAATCTTGAAGATGCGAAGTCCCCCTAGCTCGCAACGCTAAGATGGCAGCCGGAGGCGAGGGGACCAAAGATCGCTGGCGACAGCTGTTGCTGCGCCGTTCACGAATCTAGCGTCGTGCTAATTGATTTTGTCTAGGGAGTCTCCTCTCACTTCTATTATTTCCTTTATCCCACCTTCTAGTGCAAGGGTAAATCAGTTCGTGGGCTTTGGTGAGTATATTTTCGCCATGACTTTTCCTTGAATTGCTCGAGGGGATCGAAGGATATTCTGTATATGTATATTTTCGTCATCTTCTACCTTCCATAATTCACATGTAGCCTTTTTTTGAAGGTTTGGATTTCATATCATATGTTGTGCCAAACATAAAATAAACCGTTTGTCAAGGTTGCATCAAAATTTACCATCTGGAAATATATAGGGCGTAGAACTTTGACATACAAAAATGAGTTATTTCTTTTTGCGACAAAAAATAGGTTATTCTCGATAGGACGCCAAACTTGTTTCCCAGTAGGGTCCTGTTAAAGTACACAATATCTCAAAACCGCATAACTCTTTCCTTTAGGGACATACATTTTTCACTAGGCAAACCAGTGTATATGTTTTTGGTTTTCCTCGTCACTCCACCAATGTCGTGACATCGCCTCCATAATTTCCTTGCAAAAAGAAATCCTAGATTGACGTTTCCTTTAGAGGGACTGTAAAGTAATCTTTACGAAAGGAATTGAGAGGAAAAAAACCGAAGAGAAGATAAAACGGGAAGCACAGCGGTTCATCGTTCAGGAATTTGCCACGTGGCTACAGATTTTACGACACGCTCTGTGGCCGCCGTCCGGTGGATGCCCGGCCATAGCCATACAGAAACCCTGAGTActgggcccaggtgtcagtgacaCACACCCACTGCTCGCCCCCTCCCCCGAAACTGTCCACGCCCCCACGGAGCTCCGAGTAGTCGGAGGCAGGCAGCGATGGCCTCGCCGGCGGTGGCGATGCGGCGCCCGTCCCCCACCGTCCTCGcctccgcccctcgccgccgtccccgCCTTCACGTGAGTGCCCACTCCCGTCGCTCTCGTGGCGCCCGCCTGCCGAAATTGTTTAGGCCCGTACCGTATCTGCGCGTTCTGATCTGGTGTCCCGGCCTAATAATTTCCGCGCTTTGATGGCGGAATTCTGAGCTTCGATTATGGAATGTCAAATCCTCTTGGAGCGATCCAGCTAGTCCAGCAGAGTTTGACTGCCGCACCGTTGGCGAGTCAGTAACTTAAGGGAATCGGTTGCTCTTGGATTAGCTCCACTTGAAGTGAGCGGACAGGACCATTACGTTTAAGCTTAAGATTGGTAGGATTTGGTTTGTGTGATAATAAGCCTGGTGAACTGGCAGTTAGAGAGTTGTTCCTGTCACATTTTTATATATACATGAAACCAATACCGATATGATGACTGTTAACGATTTAAGTATCTACACCCTTATGAACACGGTGTTCTATTAAACATTAGAGAAATGAATCATGTACACACTCCAATCCGGCTTTGCGCAACTTCCTCACCCCAGTCTACAAATGATATCCATTCTGGAATTTGTGTAATTCTTGTCCTGTGTAATGTTTCTTATTTTGTGCCAAATTCTGTTCCCAAGCCTTTGCTTATTCATTTCATCCACAATGATTTGCAGGAGTATTCACCTTCCAACATGGGCTCCCCAAGCTCGGCTTCACGGTTAAAAGTTACTGCACTTTTTGGGTGGATCAAGGGAGATAGATATTCGAGAACTCGTGAACTGATCCCTTCTGCTGAATCGTACACTCTCACAGGGTCAGCCTCAGAGGTGTTTCTGTGTTTCTTGAGTCAACTCTTTTTCCAGGACTTGTGCCCCTGATTCATGGCTTTCTTAACCATTTCTTGATTTTAGGTGGACATGAAGCCACGTGAGGTATCGATTTCTGTTGTCTCTTCTATCATGGACATACCTCCGGCAGAATGGGATGCATGTGCAGTTGATTCAGTTGAGCCTGAAAAGTTTAATCCTTTTCTTACACATGCATTTCTCTCGAGCTTAGAGGAATCAGGTTCTGCAGTGAAGGTGAGCATATAAAGCACCATTTCTTGATTCCGTACACCCACTATCAGACTTTATACTCATTTCATGGTTCATTTATTCGTGTTAATATACTCCCAGAAATTTCAATACCTAATATCTCTAACTTCTGTTCTATCCCGATAAGCATGGGCCCTACAATTTATAATTGTTATGAGCCTCCTTGAAATGTCATGTCTTGTACTGATTTCAGGAAACAGGGTGGTTACCTCTGCATGTTGTTGCACGGGACGAGAGCGAAAATATTTTAGGTGTTGTTCCGCTTTACCTTAAAAGGTTTAACATCATTAACACAATATCATCTACCGTTTCCCTAATTTCTGTACACTTCCCTTCATCTCATTCATTGGCTGAACGACCACAATGTGCATTTGCAGCCATTCTAGGGGTGAGTTTGTATTCGATCAGTCATGGGCGGAAGCTTACCACAGCTATGGACTTGAATACTATCCAAAGTTGCAGTCTTGTGTCCCTTTTACTCCAGTAACTGGTCAAAGAATATTACTTCGGGATACATCCTACCGGGATCAAGTTTTTGATGCTTTAGTAAAAGCTTTGAAGAATTTGGCTACCAAGGTAGTGAAGTCAGAATTCTAGCAATATATTGTTAACAGTCTCTTGGCTACCGAATAATTGTAGCAAAAGTTACAAAATGCTATTGTATGGTTGTGCTTTGCTTCATATGGCAATGGCAATATGACATTTTGATACTCAATAGGAATCATTATTCATCAATTTATGAATCAGTTGTCTTTTCATTTACTCTAGTTTTGTTGCCATTTCCAATGAATACAACAGGCCACCAGGTTTAGTTCACTGAATTGGAAGGCTCTGTTGTCTTCTTGCAGCTAATGTTTCGAAATCAATGCTTTGTCTTTATTGAATTGTCTAACAGCGATAAGTGAATGAGAGTAATGAGAGTTTTATAGTCAGAGTCTCTTTAGACCTGCTGAATCTTCATGGTGTTTGCTAATTTCGATTTTGGGGTATACAATGTTATAATAGCATGTAATTTGCCTATGCATTTTTTATTTCATTGATAGCTTCTGTGACTCTTAAATAGGTGGAAACCCTCCGATCCACTGGACGAATTGACAATCTTTTGTTTTCTGCTGCATTTCAGCTGAATGTGTCATCACTGCATATAACTTTTCCATCTGAAGGTGAATTTAGCAAGTTGAAGGATAGTGGATTGTTGCAAAGAATTGGGCTGCAATACCATTGGACAAACCGGAACTACAAATGGTACGTTAACATGAGATTTATAGAACTTCTGGATTGCAGTGGTTTAAAGTGCTCTTCTGACCACATAAGGCTATGACTCAGGGCCCACATTTAGTCATAAGCACGGCCTGGTAGACATATAAACAGGATTACATCACAAACAAGGGCACCTACAATTTTCATCACAATAATGCAACCTCCAGGATTTTCTTTTCAACAACCTTCCACACTTGTTAACATATCAAGATCCCAGATTGTTGATAACTTGATATACCTTTTCTTTCATTTTATCTGGGACTTTATTTGGGCAGTGTGGTGAACAAGCTAGTAATACAATCTTCTCAGACATTTCTTGGTGGTTATGAGATTGTTTCCCCCCTGTTTGGGTTTACATCTGCATGACCATCCCAATGGAATAGTTGATGTCGGCAGATAATTGTAGATAAGCAAGAGCTTATATGCAAGAAATGCGAGTCCCTATGTTAAAAGTATAAACATTCTACCTTGGGATTTATGATCATGCCATTGCCCTCATTTGCTACTTTTGGAAATTTTATGAGCTTACATGCTATTGATTATGTGATTATGATATATCAATATTTACTGATATCTCTTTGTTCCACCCTTCAGTTTTGATGATTTTTTGATGGATTTGAAGCAGCCCAAACGGAAGAATATCAGACAAGAACGTAAAAAGGTTTGCCTTTGTTTTGGATTCCCTTTTCAAATTTTGGATATAAATAACATTTATATTTTTATCCTGCTTTTCA
This region of Triticum aestivum cultivar Chinese Spring chromosome 2D, IWGSC CS RefSeq v2.1, whole genome shotgun sequence genomic DNA includes:
- the LOC123053387 gene encoding uncharacterized protein isoform X1; translation: MASPAVAMRRPSPTVLASAPRRRPRLHEYSPSNMGSPSSASRLKVTALFGWIKGDRYSRTRELIPSAESYTLTGSASEVDMKPREVSISVVSSIMDIPPAEWDACAVDSVEPEKFNPFLTHAFLSSLEESGSAVKETGWLPLHVVARDESENILGVVPLYLKSHSRGEFVFDQSWAEAYHSYGLEYYPKLQSCVPFTPVTGQRILLRDTSYRDQVFDALVKALKNLATKLNVSSLHITFPSEGEFSKLKDSGLLQRIGLQYHWTNRNYKCFDDFLMDLKQPKRKNIRQERKKIPAQNLEMKRLRGDEIKSSHWDTFYKFYRNTTDNHWGRAYLTREFFHLLGEKMGDKVMLIVAEHDDKVVAGALNLIGGDTLYGRLWGCLPDAHFPNLHFEACYYQAIEAAIELNLSKVEAGAQGEHKIQRGYLPVTTYSCHYFLEPGFATAIGNFLVHETAQVKHVINVLHESGPYKEDILKEFAPQPDGEM
- the LOC123053386 gene encoding uncharacterized protein, giving the protein MYRPKIPNSGWAAFDHRLRGTADGGDDVDVNSFPALSGSRGSSSASSSAIGNNNMPKAKPFASVIRPPVEFAVVGNENGNRHLTDHMVRTNSGVNSASGNKIKLLKDAHSWADSNLIEDILAGVDNDVGQSSVLLKSMVAPDFLPREGRTTGQSPFEMNKAHGSVSGNTIAENKHSNESQLLPPQMNLISIPQEPELEEFDDDYLNHRKDALKMMRAATKHSQAASNAFFRGDHAAAKELSLRAQEERLAAEKLNNKAAEEIFHLRNSNNNIWKIDMHGLHASEAVTALERHLHMLEFQPPGNNPTSTDELDKSEPTIAVPNEVAAEKVVVFLRPRQSVLEVITGIGRHSKGQASLPAAVRGFLIENGYRFEEQRPGVFSVRPKFRRG
- the LOC123053387 gene encoding uncharacterized protein isoform X2; this encodes MKPREVSISVVSSIMDIPPAEWDACAVDSVEPEKFNPFLTHAFLSSLEESGSAVKETGWLPLHVVARDESENILGVVPLYLKSHSRGEFVFDQSWAEAYHSYGLEYYPKLQSCVPFTPVTGQRILLRDTSYRDQVFDALVKALKNLATKLNVSSLHITFPSEGEFSKLKDSGLLQRIGLQYHWTNRNYKCFDDFLMDLKQPKRKNIRQERKKIPAQNLEMKRLRGDEIKSSHWDTFYKFYRNTTDNHWGRAYLTREFFHLLGEKMGDKVMLIVAEHDDKVVAGALNLIGGDTLYGRLWGCLPDAHFPNLHFEACYYQAIEAAIELNLSKVEAGAQGEHKIQRGYLPVTTYSCHYFLEPGFATAIGNFLVHETAQVKHVINVLHESGPYKEDILKEFAPQPDGEM